One part of the Tachysurus vachellii isolate PV-2020 chromosome 6, HZAU_Pvac_v1, whole genome shotgun sequence genome encodes these proteins:
- the pdlim1 gene encoding PDZ and LIM domain protein 1, producing the protein MPVRIVMQGPGPWGFRLVGGKDFEQPLTISRVTPGSKAAQANLCIGDSLVAIDGEPTEGMTHLEAQNKIKGCIEEMVLSIDRSESRMWSPLVSDDGKTHPYKMNLASESQEVKHIGSAHNRSALPFSSPGPVVVTSQYNNPASLYSSDNIKNFNSAVGGAKTTVTNESSNNPDLSKPVQNKPLIAVDSEVYKMLNENQESNEPPRQSASFKVLQEILETGDPDKPSGFRSVKAPTTKIASSVGFTEKLHVCDKCGSGIVGMFVKLRDKFRHPECYVCTDCGINLKQKGHFFVEDKIYCEKHARERVTPPEGYDVVTVFPK; encoded by the exons GTAACCCCAGGAAGTAAAGCAGCCCAGGCCAACCTCTGTATTGGTGACAGTCTTGTTGCTATTGATGGAGAGCCGACAGAGGGAATGACTCACCTGGAAGCCCAGAATAAGATCAAGGGTTGCATTGAGGAAATGGTGCTCTCTATAGACAG ATCCGAATCAAGAATGTGGTCTCCCCTTGTTTCTGATGATGGGAAGACGCATCCATACAAGATGAATCTGGCATCGGAATCACAG GAAGTGAAGCACATTGGTTCTGCTCACAACAGGAGTGCTCTCCCGTTCAGTTCTCCAGGACCCGTGGTGGTTACAAGCCAGTATAATAATCCAGCCAGCTTGTACTCTTCTGATAACATCAAGAACTTTAACAGTGCTGTTGGTGGTGCCAAGACCACTGTGACCAACGAATCAAGTAATAA TCCAGATCTCTCCAAGCCTGTCCAGAATAAACCATTAATTGCTGTTGACTCAGAGGTGTATAAAATGCTGAATGAGAACCAAGAGTCGAATGAGCCTCCACGCCAATCTGCATCATTCAAAGTCCTGCAGGAGATCCTTGAGACTG GTGATCCTGACAAACCATCTGGGTTTCGAAGTGTGAAAGCTCCCACTACAAAAATTGCTTCTTCTGTGGGTTTTACTGAGAAGCTCCACGTCTGTGACAAATGTGGCTCAGGGATTGT ggGAATGTTTGTCAAACTGCGAGATAAGTTCCGGCACCCTGAGTGCTACGTCTGCACCGACTGTGGAATAAACCTGAAACAGAAAGGACACTTTTTTGTCGAGGACAAGATTTACTGTGAGAAACACGCACGTGAAAGAGTCACACCTCCCGAGGGTTATGATGTCGTCACAGTCTTCCCAAAGTAG